A window of Ananas comosus cultivar F153 linkage group 4, ASM154086v1, whole genome shotgun sequence contains these coding sequences:
- the LOC109709504 gene encoding calmodulin-binding protein 60 C-like isoform X3 — MPLALSTPRRIEAELQWPRGPARSQPRSARLPRLLPPPFSEASPVHLVMDLKRALEEEEEGGKGEGLLAREAKRRRTFLNSMREVMGAQYMQRHLSKMEPFLRKVVQEEVEKALYRHVRLAPKIPHQIKAASNKRYRLQFQGTLPQTLFTGSKIETENKKPIQVSIFDSASNRIISTGPSSSIQIEIVVLDGDFGTDSQLGWTEKDFSENIVREREGKRPLLAGELVITLSNGVGFICDATFTDNSSWIRSRKFRLGARVCQNNSGVERVHEAVSEAFCIKDHRGELYKKHHPPALLDDVWRLEKIGKDGVFHKKLADFGIITVQDFLRNLVVDQDRLRRLLGTGMSNKMWEATTEHARECILEDKLYSYCSEQGVVLLFNCIYELVGTIMNGNCYSLDELTATQKVLANKLQQDAYRFPGHILEFKEQVVNNNASLPSPTDVVTMPMPSLMDQQIPHPAPSIQGNTILEDMSQLSGHDSYPLNLSSFQANSLNVRDLYEEWGSLQPRGLVNPSMAGLG, encoded by the exons atGCCTCTCGCTCTCTCCACACCACGACGAATCGAAGCAGAGCTCCAATGGCCACGGGGCCCCGCACGGTCGCAGCCTCGATCGGCGCGACTACCCCGTCTCCTTCCGCCTCCCTTCTCCGAAGCTTCTCCGGTCCAT CTCGTAATGGATCTGAAAAGGGctttggaggaggaggaagaagggggGAAGGGTGAGGGATTGTTGGCTCGGGAAGCAAAGAGACGACGAACATTTCTCAA TTCGATGCGAGAAGTAATGGGAGCACAGTACATGCAGCGCCATTTGTCAAAGATGGAACCTTTTCTTCGCAAAGTG GTGCAAGAAGAGGTGGAGAAAGCTCTGTATCGTCATGTGCGTTTAGCTCCGAA AATTCCTCATCAGATTAAGGCGGCTTCAAACAAAAGATATCGGCTGCAATTCCAGGGTACTCTGCCCCAAACACTCTTCACAGGCAGCAAAATAGAAACCGAGAACAAAAAACCAATCCAAGTTTCAATTTTTGATTCGGCATCAAACCGGATAATATCAACCGGTCCTTCATCGTCAATCCAGATCGAAATTGTTGTTCTTGACGGTGATTTTGGAACGGATTCACAATTGGGCTGGACTGAAAAGGATTTCAGTGAAAATATTGTACGTGAAAGAGAGGGCAAAAGACCTTTACTCGCTGGGGAACTGGTAATCACACTGAGCAATGGGGTTGGTTTTATTTGTGATGCCACTTTTACTGATAACTCCAGCTGGATAAGAAGTCGAAAATTCAGGCTAGGCGCGAGGGTCTGTCAAAATAATTCTGGAGTTGAAAGAGTACATGAAGCAGTTAGTGAAGCTTTTTGTATTAAGGATCACCGAGGAGAGT TGTACAAGAAACATCATCCTCCAGCATTGCTTGATGATGTGTGGCGGTTGGAAAAGATAGGAAAAGATGGagtttttcataaaaaactcGCAGACTTTGGGATCATTACTGTTCAAGACTTCCTGAGGAATTTGGTGGTGGATCAAGATAGGCTTCGTCGG TTACTTGGCACTGGGATGTCAAATAAAATGTGGGAAGCGACCACTGAGCATGCTAGAGAGTGCATTCTAGAAGACAAGCTATACTCATATTGTAGTGAGCAGGGAGTTGTACTGCTGTTCAACTGTATATATGAGCTTGTGGGAACAATAATGAATGGCAACTGTTACAGTTTGGATGAACTTACTGCAACTCAAAAG GTATTGGCGAACAAGTTGCAGCAAGATGCTTATAGATTTCCGGGCCATATACTTGAGTTCAAAGAACAAGTTGTTAACAATAACGCGAGTCTACCATCTCCAACTGATGTGGTTACTATGCCAATGCCGAGCTTGATGGACCAACAGATTCCTCATCCCGCTCCATCCATTCAAG GAAATACAATTTTAGAAGATATGTCCCAGTTGAGTGGGCATGATTCTTATCCGCTCAATTTGAGTTCCTTCCAAGCAAATAGTTTGAATGTGAGGGATCTCTACGAAGAGTGGGGAAGCTTACAGCCTAGAGGATTGGTCAACCCAAGCATGGCAG GTCTCGGGTGA
- the LOC109709504 gene encoding calmodulin-binding protein 60 C-like isoform X2, whose translation MDLKRALEEEEEGGKGEGLLAREAKRRRTFLNSMREVMGAQYMQRHLSKMEPFLRKVVQEEVEKALYRHVRLAPKIPHQIKAASNKRYRLQFQGTLPQTLFTGSKIETENKKPIQVSIFDSASNRIISTGPSSSIQIEIVVLDGDFGTDSQLGWTEKDFSENIVREREGKRPLLAGELVITLSNGVGFICDATFTDNSSWIRSRKFRLGARVCQNNSGVERVHEAVSEAFCIKDHRGELYKKHHPPALLDDVWRLEKIGKDGVFHKKLADFGIITVQDFLRNLVVDQDRLRRLLGTGMSNKMWEATTEHARECILEDKLYSYCSEQGVVLLFNCIYELVGTIMNGNCYSLDELTATQKVLANKLQQDAYRFPGHILEFKEQVVNNNASLPSPTDVVTMPMPSLMDQQIPHPAPSIQGNTILEDMSQLSGHDSYPLNLSSFQANSLNVRDLYEEWGSLQPRGLVNPSMAGENVKMGSNFEVDMLSSSPYCSIWDHCNGFIQVSGDKSAHYAARRKWVKLIAVLKWMAVLRRCSARRAVLLNSIAWQWN comes from the exons ATGGATCTGAAAAGGGctttggaggaggaggaagaagggggGAAGGGTGAGGGATTGTTGGCTCGGGAAGCAAAGAGACGACGAACATTTCTCAA TTCGATGCGAGAAGTAATGGGAGCACAGTACATGCAGCGCCATTTGTCAAAGATGGAACCTTTTCTTCGCAAAGTG GTGCAAGAAGAGGTGGAGAAAGCTCTGTATCGTCATGTGCGTTTAGCTCCGAA AATTCCTCATCAGATTAAGGCGGCTTCAAACAAAAGATATCGGCTGCAATTCCAGGGTACTCTGCCCCAAACACTCTTCACAGGCAGCAAAATAGAAACCGAGAACAAAAAACCAATCCAAGTTTCAATTTTTGATTCGGCATCAAACCGGATAATATCAACCGGTCCTTCATCGTCAATCCAGATCGAAATTGTTGTTCTTGACGGTGATTTTGGAACGGATTCACAATTGGGCTGGACTGAAAAGGATTTCAGTGAAAATATTGTACGTGAAAGAGAGGGCAAAAGACCTTTACTCGCTGGGGAACTGGTAATCACACTGAGCAATGGGGTTGGTTTTATTTGTGATGCCACTTTTACTGATAACTCCAGCTGGATAAGAAGTCGAAAATTCAGGCTAGGCGCGAGGGTCTGTCAAAATAATTCTGGAGTTGAAAGAGTACATGAAGCAGTTAGTGAAGCTTTTTGTATTAAGGATCACCGAGGAGAGT TGTACAAGAAACATCATCCTCCAGCATTGCTTGATGATGTGTGGCGGTTGGAAAAGATAGGAAAAGATGGagtttttcataaaaaactcGCAGACTTTGGGATCATTACTGTTCAAGACTTCCTGAGGAATTTGGTGGTGGATCAAGATAGGCTTCGTCGG TTACTTGGCACTGGGATGTCAAATAAAATGTGGGAAGCGACCACTGAGCATGCTAGAGAGTGCATTCTAGAAGACAAGCTATACTCATATTGTAGTGAGCAGGGAGTTGTACTGCTGTTCAACTGTATATATGAGCTTGTGGGAACAATAATGAATGGCAACTGTTACAGTTTGGATGAACTTACTGCAACTCAAAAG GTATTGGCGAACAAGTTGCAGCAAGATGCTTATAGATTTCCGGGCCATATACTTGAGTTCAAAGAACAAGTTGTTAACAATAACGCGAGTCTACCATCTCCAACTGATGTGGTTACTATGCCAATGCCGAGCTTGATGGACCAACAGATTCCTCATCCCGCTCCATCCATTCAAG GAAATACAATTTTAGAAGATATGTCCCAGTTGAGTGGGCATGATTCTTATCCGCTCAATTTGAGTTCCTTCCAAGCAAATAGTTTGAATGTGAGGGATCTCTACGAAGAGTGGGGAAGCTTACAGCCTAGAGGATTGGTCAACCCAAGCATGGCAGGTGAGAATGTGAAGATGGGTTCTAATTTTGAAGTAGATATGTTGAGCTCTTCTCCATATTGCTCGATTTGGGATCATTGTAATGGCTTCATTCAGGTCTCGGGTGATAAGAGTGCGCATTATGCTGCCCGTAGGAAGTGGGTTAAGCTGATCGCGGTGCTAAAATGGATGGCGGTTTTAAGACGATGCTCAGCGAGAAGAGCAGTTTTACTGAATAGCATTGCCTGGCAATGGAATTGA
- the LOC109709504 gene encoding calmodulin-binding protein 60 A-like isoform X1 — protein MPLALSTPRRIEAELQWPRGPARSQPRSARLPRLLPPPFSEASPVHLVMDLKRALEEEEEGGKGEGLLAREAKRRRTFLNSMREVMGAQYMQRHLSKMEPFLRKVVQEEVEKALYRHVRLAPKIPHQIKAASNKRYRLQFQGTLPQTLFTGSKIETENKKPIQVSIFDSASNRIISTGPSSSIQIEIVVLDGDFGTDSQLGWTEKDFSENIVREREGKRPLLAGELVITLSNGVGFICDATFTDNSSWIRSRKFRLGARVCQNNSGVERVHEAVSEAFCIKDHRGELYKKHHPPALLDDVWRLEKIGKDGVFHKKLADFGIITVQDFLRNLVVDQDRLRRLLGTGMSNKMWEATTEHARECILEDKLYSYCSEQGVVLLFNCIYELVGTIMNGNCYSLDELTATQKVLANKLQQDAYRFPGHILEFKEQVVNNNASLPSPTDVVTMPMPSLMDQQIPHPAPSIQGNTILEDMSQLSGHDSYPLNLSSFQANSLNVRDLYEEWGSLQPRGLVNPSMAGENVKMGSNFEVDMLSSSPYCSIWDHCNGFIQVSGDKSAHYAARRKWVKLIAVLKWMAVLRRCSARRAVLLNSIAWQWN, from the exons atGCCTCTCGCTCTCTCCACACCACGACGAATCGAAGCAGAGCTCCAATGGCCACGGGGCCCCGCACGGTCGCAGCCTCGATCGGCGCGACTACCCCGTCTCCTTCCGCCTCCCTTCTCCGAAGCTTCTCCGGTCCAT CTCGTAATGGATCTGAAAAGGGctttggaggaggaggaagaagggggGAAGGGTGAGGGATTGTTGGCTCGGGAAGCAAAGAGACGACGAACATTTCTCAA TTCGATGCGAGAAGTAATGGGAGCACAGTACATGCAGCGCCATTTGTCAAAGATGGAACCTTTTCTTCGCAAAGTG GTGCAAGAAGAGGTGGAGAAAGCTCTGTATCGTCATGTGCGTTTAGCTCCGAA AATTCCTCATCAGATTAAGGCGGCTTCAAACAAAAGATATCGGCTGCAATTCCAGGGTACTCTGCCCCAAACACTCTTCACAGGCAGCAAAATAGAAACCGAGAACAAAAAACCAATCCAAGTTTCAATTTTTGATTCGGCATCAAACCGGATAATATCAACCGGTCCTTCATCGTCAATCCAGATCGAAATTGTTGTTCTTGACGGTGATTTTGGAACGGATTCACAATTGGGCTGGACTGAAAAGGATTTCAGTGAAAATATTGTACGTGAAAGAGAGGGCAAAAGACCTTTACTCGCTGGGGAACTGGTAATCACACTGAGCAATGGGGTTGGTTTTATTTGTGATGCCACTTTTACTGATAACTCCAGCTGGATAAGAAGTCGAAAATTCAGGCTAGGCGCGAGGGTCTGTCAAAATAATTCTGGAGTTGAAAGAGTACATGAAGCAGTTAGTGAAGCTTTTTGTATTAAGGATCACCGAGGAGAGT TGTACAAGAAACATCATCCTCCAGCATTGCTTGATGATGTGTGGCGGTTGGAAAAGATAGGAAAAGATGGagtttttcataaaaaactcGCAGACTTTGGGATCATTACTGTTCAAGACTTCCTGAGGAATTTGGTGGTGGATCAAGATAGGCTTCGTCGG TTACTTGGCACTGGGATGTCAAATAAAATGTGGGAAGCGACCACTGAGCATGCTAGAGAGTGCATTCTAGAAGACAAGCTATACTCATATTGTAGTGAGCAGGGAGTTGTACTGCTGTTCAACTGTATATATGAGCTTGTGGGAACAATAATGAATGGCAACTGTTACAGTTTGGATGAACTTACTGCAACTCAAAAG GTATTGGCGAACAAGTTGCAGCAAGATGCTTATAGATTTCCGGGCCATATACTTGAGTTCAAAGAACAAGTTGTTAACAATAACGCGAGTCTACCATCTCCAACTGATGTGGTTACTATGCCAATGCCGAGCTTGATGGACCAACAGATTCCTCATCCCGCTCCATCCATTCAAG GAAATACAATTTTAGAAGATATGTCCCAGTTGAGTGGGCATGATTCTTATCCGCTCAATTTGAGTTCCTTCCAAGCAAATAGTTTGAATGTGAGGGATCTCTACGAAGAGTGGGGAAGCTTACAGCCTAGAGGATTGGTCAACCCAAGCATGGCAGGTGAGAATGTGAAGATGGGTTCTAATTTTGAAGTAGATATGTTGAGCTCTTCTCCATATTGCTCGATTTGGGATCATTGTAATGGCTTCATTCAGGTCTCGGGTGATAAGAGTGCGCATTATGCTGCCCGTAGGAAGTGGGTTAAGCTGATCGCGGTGCTAAAATGGATGGCGGTTTTAAGACGATGCTCAGCGAGAAGAGCAGTTTTACTGAATAGCATTGCCTGGCAATGGAATTGA
- the LOC109709156 gene encoding uncharacterized protein LOC109709156: MGRGRGPSSKTANGRRRRRGRYKEEEEDDDDDDEEYVAEEEYGEGSGSSAESLVASEEESGEEEFDFGGSACSEEDDDAVFDEEEEEEEEEEKVEKKRISRSEPRRSSSNGRRRGRTAKVSDDDDDDYEGEEEEEEEEEEEEKRTAAIGRKKGRVRSRGRKARVSDYEEEEDEDEEDEDEDFSPDKEDDEEIDVLVSSDKIGSRRNGDTRKIGRKRKSRVSKTKNGRKTVKQLPRKRRRRRREQLRDDDDYEDDDFIVKDPEEVNRKTKKKRNKIGRRNRTNNPAPVKKRSSVDSDTSDFEYVTSDDDDDFVEEAPVKSKKRRKRRSSIRLDSSDDSDYMISEEELRDLGVGGVTNCPQPKRIFAGRKNEEKGKEKQADDDLGKPICGICLSEEQKASIQGILNCCAHYFCFACIMEWSKVESRCPLCKRRFVTITKSSKSDLGLGIRKPVIRVEKRDQVYQPSEEEMRGMLDPYESVVCIECQQGGDDNLMLLCDICDSPAHTYCVGLGREVPEGNWYCECCRAAGEGSSFSQAPDTVFDRGARNNNESRPANVEIDINAPQGAANTNPQRSMFDLNLSPREFPEEDQVAASQVSTLSGRRAIQQRIRILLSNSSRSRQIFPRTGVTPGIESDSEPLEIQRNREPLHGAEGVNSFQSRTNLAPCMHREGRSFRNVEGAKEQVQSMVKSDLKRLTRDSPLERDNFKRIARRATHIILAAFGIKHHSRMVTGPLQPPPNCSHDFDGKEPAFVSNNCCSSCFGSFIKDMLQKTIRESSDH; the protein is encoded by the exons atggggagagggagggggcCGAGCTCCAAAACGGCCAatgggaggcggcggcgacgggggcgatacaaggaggaggaggaggacgacgacgacgatgatgagGAGTACGTGGCGGAGGAGGAATACGGGGAGGGGTCGGGGAGCTCCGCCGAGTCCTTGGTCGCTTCCGAGGAGGAATCCGGGGAGGAGGAGTTCGATTTTGGCGGATCCGCATGCTCCGAGGAGGACGATGATGCGGTGttcgacgaggaggaggaggaggaggaggaggaggagaaggtagagaagaagaggatctCGCGATCGGAGCCACGGAGGAGCTCCTCTAATGGCCGGAGAAGGGGTAGGACGGCTAAGGTTtcggatgatgatgatgatgattatgagggggaggaggaggaa gaggaggaggaggaggaggaggaaaaaaggACGGCTGCGATTGGGAGGAAGAAGGGGAGGGTCCGATCTCGCGGCAGGAAAGCTAGGGTTTCGGACtacgaagaggaggaggacgaggacgaggaggacgaggacgaggattTCTCGCCGGATAAGGAAGATGACGAAGAAATTGATGTTCTTGTGAGCTCTGACAAGATTGGTTCAAGGAGAAATGGAGATACGAGAAAAATCGGAAGGAAgcgcaaatctagggtttcaaagaCAAAGAATGGGAGGAAAACGGTGAAGCAGCTGCCGAGAAAGAGGCGAAGGAGAAGACGAGAGCAGTTGAGAGATGATGATGACTACGAAGATGATGATTTCATTGTGAAAGATCCGGAGGAAGTAAATaggaagacaaagaagaagaggaacaaGATTGGGAGAAGAAACAGAACAAATAATCCAGCGCCGGTGAAGAAGAGATCGTCGGTGGATTCAGATACATCGGATTTCGAATATGTGACGtcagatgatgatgatgattttgTCGAGGAGGCTCCGGTCAAGagcaagaagaggaggaagcgaCGATCATCGATTAGATTGGATTCATCTGACGATTCAGATTACATGATTTCAGAGGAAGAGCTACGTGATCTTGGTGTTGGAGGGGTTACGAACTGCCCGCAGCCGAAGAGGATATTTGCAGGGAGGAAGAATgaggagaaagggaaggagaaacAGGCTGATGATGATTTGGGAAAGCCGATCTGTGGGATCTGCTTGTCAGAGGAGCAAAAAGCATCGATTCAGGGTATTTTGAATTGCTGTGCCCATTATTTCTGTTTCGCGTGTATTATGGAGTGGTCTAAAGTGGAATCGCGGTGCCCTCTTTGCAAGAGGAGATTTGTGACTATTACCAAGTCGTCCAAGTCAGATCTAGGTTTAGGAATCAGGAAGCCTGTTATAAGGGTAGAGAAGCGTGATCAG GTTTACCAACCATCTGAAGAAGAAATGAGGGGTATGCTTGATCCATATGAGAGCGTCGTGTGTATAGAATGCCAGCAAGGTGGTGATGATAATCTCATGCTACTTTGTGATATATGTGACTCACCCGCGCACACATATTGTGTTGGCCTGGGAAGAGAAGTACCTGAAGGCAACTGGTACTGTGAGTGTTGTAGAGCTGCAGGAGAGGGCTCATCTTTCTCTCAAGCACCCGATACCGTGTTCGATCGGGGAGCTAGAAATAATAATGAAAGCCGTCCTGCAAATGTTGAAATAGACATCAATGCACCTCAAGGTGCAGCTAATACTAATCCTCAGAGATCGATGTTTGATTTAAACCTCTCCCCTAGAGAATTTCCCGAGGAGGACCAGGTGGCAGCATCACAGGTGTCAACTCTTTCTGGGAGGCGTGCAATCCAACAGCGTATAAGGATTTTGCTCTCCAACAGTAGCAGATCTAGGCAGATCTTTCCACGAACTGGTGTGACGCCTGGCATAGAATCTGATAGTGAGCCCTTAGAAATTCAAAGAAATCGAGAACCTTTACATGGTGCGGAAGGGGTGAATTCTTTTCAGTCTCGTACTAATTTGGCTCCGTGCATGCATAGAGAGGGAAGAAGTTTCAGGAATGTGGAGGGGGCTAAGGAGCAAGTGCAGTCCATGGTGAAGAGCGACCTTAAACGCTTGACCAGGGATTCCCCATTAG AGCGTGACAATTTCAAGCGCATCGCGAGGCGGGCAACGCACATTATTTTGGCGGCATTCGGGATTAAGCACCACAGTAGAATGGTCACAGGCCCCCTTCAGCCTCCTCCCAACTGTTCTCACGACTTCGATGGCAAAGAGCCTGCATTTGTTTCAAACAATTGCTGCTCATCTTGCTTCGGCTCCTTCATTAAAGATATGCTTCAGAAGACGATACGTGAAAGTTCTGATCACTAA